The DNA segment CCGTGGCAGATGGGACATAAGACGGCACCGGAATATGGCAGGATCGCCGCTGAAGCCGGCCGCATCATGAAGATGGTGGATCCGTCGATTGAACTTGTGGCATGCGGAAGTTCATCCCTTACGATAGATACGTTCGGTACCTGGGAGGATACGGTTCTTTCAGAAGCTTATGACATGATAGATTATCTTTCCCTTCATCAATATTATGGGAATCAAGATAATAACACACCAGATTTTCTGGCCAACACAGTTGCCATGGATGAATTCATCAGTTCCGTTGTATCCATCTGTGATGCGGTAAAAGCAAAAAAACGCAGACATAAGAATATCAACCTGTCGTTTGATGAATGGAATGTATGGTACCATTCCCATGAACAGGATCAGAAACTGGAGCGTTGGTGCGAAGCACCTCATCAGCTGGAGGACATCTATAATTTTGAAGATGCACTGTTGGTTGCCGGGATGATGATCACGATGCTTATGCATGCAGACCGTGTGAAAATTGCATGTCTTGCGCAGCTTGTCAACGTCATCGCACCGATTATGACCTCAGATACAGGGGCGTGGAAACAGACCATTTATTATCCTTTTGAGCTGATTAGCCGATATGGCCGTGGTACAGTCTTAGGCACACTTTCTGATGCACCGTGTTATGAGAGCTCTCACGGAGACGCGTCGTATCTCGATGCAGTCTGCATTATGGATGAGGAACAGAGTGCTCTGACAATCTTTGCAGTGAACAAAGACCTGACGGATTCTATGGAACTCTCCTGTGATCTTCGTCAATTTGAGGGATATCAGGTGAAGGAACATCTTGTGCTGACAAATCCGGATCTGAAGGCTGTCAATACAGAAGAACATCCCGATTGTGTAGTACCTGTAAAAACTCAGAATGCAAAAGTGACGGATGGTATTTTACATGCCTTACTTTGCGACAAGAGTTTTCATGTAATCCGTCTGGAAAGGTAAATTGGAGTGAAAGTATGAAGAGTATCATTGAAGATATAAAGAATAAAGACTTTAAAAGAGTATATCTGCTTTATGGAGAGGAAACATATCTGAAGATTCAGTTTCGGGACAAACTGTGTCATGCACTGAATCAGGAAGATACAATGAATTATTCCGAATTTGAGGGAAAAGGTCAAAACGAAGGTCAAATCATAGATCTGGCTGAGACGATGCCTTTTTTTTCAGATCACCGTCTCATTCTTTTGCAGGATACGGGATTCTTTAAAAATAAAGCAGATCGGATGGCGGACTATATGGCCGAACTTCCGGATTATATCTGCATGATATTCGTGGAGAGTGAAGTTGACAAACGCAGCCGTATGTACAAGGCTGTCAGGAAATACGGAAGAACTGTAGAATTCGTGAGCCAGGATGAGAAAACACTTGCCAGATGGGTTTTGGGAACGCTAAAAAGAGAAAACAAGAAGATCACAAAGTCTGATCTGGATCTGTTTTTTACGGTGACGGGCACAGATATGGGAAATATAGAAAGAGAACTTGAAAAACTGATCTGTTACACAATGGGAAGAGACGTAATCACAGACAAGGACATCAAAACGATATGTACCGCCCAGATCACGAATCAGATCTTCGATATGGTCCGGGCAGTGACAGCGAAACAGCAGAAAAAGGCACTGGATCTATACTATGATCTTCTTTCGTTAAAAGAATCGCCCATGAAAATTCTCGCACTGATCGCAAGGGAATTCCATATGATGCTGCAGGTGAAAGGCCTGCAGCTTGAAGGAAGTGATATCCATACAATCGCCGAACGAACAGGTCTTCGCGATTTTGTGGTAAGAAAGTATCTGCCTATGACACGCAGCTATTCCATGGAGCAGCTGCGTGCCGCCATGGATGACTGTATTACAACTGAGACAGATGTGAAGACAGGGCGGCTTTCGGATGCCATGAGTGTGGAACTGCTGATTATCCGGTTTAGCTCGAAAAAGTCATATTAATGCCTTCAGAAATTGTGTAACTGAGACGTTTGATTGTCTCGTCGATATCTTTTGGGGTTACGAACATAGACATCAGCGAAGGGCTTATGATTTCGCCTAAGAATTCCTGAATCTCGGATTCTTCCAGAGCTTCCAATAAGTTGGAAACGGCATCATGGACGATCGTCCCGGCATCTACCACGGTGGGAATGCCAATTCCAATAACGGGAATGCCAAGCGTTTCTTTTGTGAGAGCACAGCGGTAATTCCCCACGCCAGAACCGGGACTGATTCCGGTGTCAGTCAGTTGTATCGTGCAGTTTAGACGTTTGGTATTGCGGGCCGCCAGAGCATCGATGACAATGACGGAGTCCGGCTTTGTCTTTGCTATGACACCCTGGAGGATTTCCATCGTCTCCATTCCGGTTTGGGCCATAACACCCGGTACCAACGCACTGATCATCGGGGCACCTTTTGTGCCGGGACCGGCGTATCCGTATTCACGTACAAGATGTCGGGTAATATGCAGATTATTGATGACATCGGGGCCAAGGGCATCCGGGGTGATTTCCTGATTTCCAAGTCCTACGACAAGGACGGAATTTGGATGGGCGGGCAGCAGTTTTTTTAAATGACGCGAAAGTTCTACAGAGATTTCTCGGTGGTAATCGTCGTCATCTGCTGTCATAGAAGGAGCTTCCATCGTGATATAGGTGCCAATTGGTTTTTCCATCAGATGTGCCCCATGTTCAGTTTCGATTTTTACCCAAGTGGTACGAAGATCTTTAACCTTATTATAATGTTTTCGGATCTTAACGCCGGGTATCTCTACGTTGTCTTTTTCGTATTTTTCACCATTCTCCATGACAAGATCGGTTCGCACTTTGTACTGATTCATTTGGATCGTCTCCTTTGCAGGTCTTTTTAAGGCTTATCTTATCTTTTGCATTTTTCATTTAAATATGTATTGACAATGACAGATAAAAAGTATAAGATAAATTAGTATGTTCGTCGGAGTGTCCGTGTCTGCCCCGACGGCAAAGATAAAAATGATATCAGGTATACAGGAGGTGTAACTTTGGCAAATATTAAATCATCGAAGAAGAGAATTCTGGTAGCACAGACAAGAACAGAAAGAAATAAAGCAGTCAGATCTGCTGTAAAAACTTCGATTAAGAAAGTTGAAACAGCTGTTGAGGCAAAAGATAAGGCTGCTGCCCAGAGCGCACTTACAGCCGCAATTTCGACAATCGAAAAGGCAGGTTCGAAGGGCGTTTATCATAAGAACAACGTATCCAGAAAAGTTGCACGTTTGAGCAAGGCTGTAAACTCAATCGCATAACGCATAAATAGATAAAACAGATAAAATCAGAGGTTTCCATTCATACCGTCATGTGAATGGGAGCCTCTTTCTGATTGGCCGGGCTTCCAACGTCATGAGAATGAATCTGCAGGTATCAACTTACACTCCATGCATAAACTATATACAGGGGGTGAGAGGTTGGACAATAATGACAAAGGGACGGGGACAGTGGTGATTATCATACTGGCAGTGATTGCGTCGGTTTTAGTTTACAGAAGTTTTAAAGTTATCTCATCCGGCGGATTTGACAGAGGAAAAGAGATTATCTCTTCTGCGTACGAGCAGGCACAGAAACTGGCAGTCAAAGTTTACCTGCCGCAAGTTTATTATGACGAAGATAATCCAGGCAGTGGAGATTTTATTGAACATGTGGCTCAGACCGCAAAGGAGCAGATTCCGGGAATGGGTGTGAGTCAGAAAAAAAAGACGGAGGATGAGATGGCCATCGAGGATGCCTCTACCAAAAAAGCAATCATAGATGAAAATAATAAGGCTATCCAGACAAAGATGACTGCAGAAAATCAGCAAAAAGTACAAGATGACGAACAGAAAAAGCAGGAAGAGGAGCTCAAGAAAAAGCAGGAAGAAGAGGCAGCGAAAGCGAAAGAAGAGGCGGCGAAGGCAGCCAGTTCCATTAATATTATAAACCCCATACCTTTAGACTCGCTGAGGGACTTTAATTATCTCGTAAAAAACTACTTTGTTGTCGATAATAATACGACAGCTGAAAAATCTCAGATTAATGTAGACGAATTCTGGTCAAAGGATATGAAGATCACAAAAGATCCGTCTGTTCCGCAGATTCTGATCTACCATACCCATTCTCAGGAGACATTTGTGGATTCGGTGCCTGGTGATGCGAATACCACTGTGGTGGGCCTTGGAAATCTTCTGACATCGATTCTTCAGGATACCTATGGCTATCAGGTAATTCATCTGACCAATACTTTTGACCTTGTGGACGGAAAAGAAGAGAGAAGCAGAGCTTATGATTATGCGCTTCCTGTCGTTGAGCAGACTTTACATGACAACCCATCTATTGAAGTGGTGATTGACCTGCACAGGGATGGTGTAAAGGATTGGCAGCATATGGTCACTGAGATTGATGGAAAGCCAACAGCACAGATTATGCTTTTTAACGGAGTTTCCCGCACGAAGATGAACGGCGACAACCCGTCACTTCCCAATCCCTATATCAAAGACAATCTGGCATTTTCTTTTCAGCTGGAACACATGGCAAACCAGTGCTATCCGGATTTTACCCGCTGTATCTATCTAAAAGGACTGCGATACAACCTGCACGTGCGCCCAAAATCCATTCTGCTGGAGGTGGGAGCTCAGACCAATACATTGGAAGAAGTGAGAAATGCTATGGAACCTTTCGCAAAAGTGCTTAATTCCGTTCTGGATGGGACGAATAAAACACTGCAGTGAGTGCAGAGGCAAAGAAGAGTGACAAAAGCCCCTCATCTGTGGTATTATGTAATTTGTAAAGACACATTTCAGGAGGATGAAATACTTGGCAGTTATAGATCAAAAGAATATACGGAACTTTTGCATTATTGCGCATATTGATCATGGAAAATCCACGCTTGCTGACCGGATTATTCAGATGACTGGTTTGCTGACCGAACGTGAGATGCAGTCTCAGGTGTTGGATAACATGGAACTTGAGAGAGAACGTGGAATCACAATCAAAGCGCAGGCAGTCCGGACCATATACAAGGCAGAGGATGGACAGGAATACATTCTGAATATGATAGATACCCCAGGGCATGTGGATTTTAATTATGAAGTTTCCAGGAGTCTTGCTGCCTGCGACGGGGCGATACTCGTGGTAGACGCTTCTCAGGGGATTGAGGCTCAGACTCTTGCAAATGTCTATCTGGCTCTGGATCATAATCTGGATGTGTTTCCGGTGATCAACAAGATTGACCTGCCCAGTGCTGAGCCGAATCGAGTGATCGCAGAGATCGAGGATGTGATTGGAATCGAAGCGCAGGGATGCCCTGAAATTTCGGCAAAAACAGGATTAAATGTTAATCAGGTTCTGGAAGAGCTTATAAAAAAAGTTCCGGCCCCCGGCGGGAACAGAGATAATCCTCTCCAGGCACTGATCTTCGACTCTGTCTATGATTCATATCGAGGTGTCATCATCTCATGCAGAATCAAAGAAGGTAGTGTGAGAAAAGGAACCAGGATCAAGATGATGGCCACAGGTGCCACAGAAGAGGTAGTCGAAGTCGGATATTTCGGAGCCGGGCAGCTGATTCCCTGTGAGGAACTTACGGCGGGAATGGTCGGATACATCACTGCAAGTATCAAGAATGTTGCCGATACACGTGTAGGTGATACGATCACGAATGCGGACAGACCTTGTGAGCAGCCTCTTCCGGGTTATAAAAAAGTAAACCCTATGGTTTACTGTGGGATGTATCCGGCGGATGGGGCGGATTATCAGGAACTGCGGGATGCACTGGAGAAACTTCAGCTCAATGATGCGTCACTTTTCTTTGAACCTGAGACATCTGCAGCACTGGGATTCGGATTTCGCTGTGGTTTTTTAGGCCTTCTGCATCTGGAGATTATACAGGAACGTCTGGAAAGAGAGTACAATCTGGATCTTGTCACCACGGCACCTAGTGTAATCTACAAAGTCCACAAGACAGATGGGACATACATGGAACTTACGAATCCGTCCAATCTTCCGGATCCCACAGAGATAGACTATATGGAAGAGCCGCTGGTCTCTGCAGATATCATGGTCACGACAGAGTTTATCGGACCGATCATGGAACTGTGTCAGCAGAGAAGGGGACAGTATCAGGGCATGGAGTATATGGAGACAACCCGAGCGCAGCTGCACTATAAATTGC comes from the Blautia liquoris genome and includes:
- the arfA gene encoding arabinosylfuranosidase ArfA codes for the protein MKKSNLFIDKHFKVAEVDKRIYGSFIEHLGRAVYGGIYQPESAFSDEQGFRTDVAKLITRLDVPVVRYPGGNFVSGYHWEDGVGPKDERPRKTDLAWNVIETNQFGLNEFMDWTKKANTEAMMAVNLGTRGVDDAKNIVEYCNLKGGTYYSDLRKKHGYQNPHDIKLWCLGNEMDGPWQMGHKTAPEYGRIAAEAGRIMKMVDPSIELVACGSSSLTIDTFGTWEDTVLSEAYDMIDYLSLHQYYGNQDNNTPDFLANTVAMDEFISSVVSICDAVKAKKRRHKNINLSFDEWNVWYHSHEQDQKLERWCEAPHQLEDIYNFEDALLVAGMMITMLMHADRVKIACLAQLVNVIAPIMTSDTGAWKQTIYYPFELISRYGRGTVLGTLSDAPCYESSHGDASYLDAVCIMDEEQSALTIFAVNKDLTDSMELSCDLRQFEGYQVKEHLVLTNPDLKAVNTEEHPDCVVPVKTQNAKVTDGILHALLCDKSFHVIRLER
- the holA gene encoding DNA polymerase III subunit delta, producing MKSIIEDIKNKDFKRVYLLYGEETYLKIQFRDKLCHALNQEDTMNYSEFEGKGQNEGQIIDLAETMPFFSDHRLILLQDTGFFKNKADRMADYMAELPDYICMIFVESEVDKRSRMYKAVRKYGRTVEFVSQDEKTLARWVLGTLKRENKKITKSDLDLFFTVTGTDMGNIERELEKLICYTMGRDVITDKDIKTICTAQITNQIFDMVRAVTAKQQKKALDLYYDLLSLKESPMKILALIAREFHMMLQVKGLQLEGSDIHTIAERTGLRDFVVRKYLPMTRSYSMEQLRAAMDDCITTETDVKTGRLSDAMSVELLIIRFSSKKSY
- the gpr gene encoding GPR endopeptidase codes for the protein MNQYKVRTDLVMENGEKYEKDNVEIPGVKIRKHYNKVKDLRTTWVKIETEHGAHLMEKPIGTYITMEAPSMTADDDDYHREISVELSRHLKKLLPAHPNSVLVVGLGNQEITPDALGPDVINNLHITRHLVREYGYAGPGTKGAPMISALVPGVMAQTGMETMEILQGVIAKTKPDSVIVIDALAARNTKRLNCTIQLTDTGISPGSGVGNYRCALTKETLGIPVIGIGIPTVVDAGTIVHDAVSNLLEALEESEIQEFLGEIISPSLMSMFVTPKDIDETIKRLSYTISEGINMTFSS
- the rpsT gene encoding 30S ribosomal protein S20 — translated: MANIKSSKKRILVAQTRTERNKAVRSAVKTSIKKVETAVEAKDKAAAQSALTAAISTIEKAGSKGVYHKNNVSRKVARLSKAVNSIA
- a CDS encoding stage II sporulation protein P gives rise to the protein MDNNDKGTGTVVIIILAVIASVLVYRSFKVISSGGFDRGKEIISSAYEQAQKLAVKVYLPQVYYDEDNPGSGDFIEHVAQTAKEQIPGMGVSQKKKTEDEMAIEDASTKKAIIDENNKAIQTKMTAENQQKVQDDEQKKQEEELKKKQEEEAAKAKEEAAKAASSINIINPIPLDSLRDFNYLVKNYFVVDNNTTAEKSQINVDEFWSKDMKITKDPSVPQILIYHTHSQETFVDSVPGDANTTVVGLGNLLTSILQDTYGYQVIHLTNTFDLVDGKEERSRAYDYALPVVEQTLHDNPSIEVVIDLHRDGVKDWQHMVTEIDGKPTAQIMLFNGVSRTKMNGDNPSLPNPYIKDNLAFSFQLEHMANQCYPDFTRCIYLKGLRYNLHVRPKSILLEVGAQTNTLEEVRNAMEPFAKVLNSVLDGTNKTLQ
- the lepA gene encoding translation elongation factor 4, with the protein product MAVIDQKNIRNFCIIAHIDHGKSTLADRIIQMTGLLTEREMQSQVLDNMELERERGITIKAQAVRTIYKAEDGQEYILNMIDTPGHVDFNYEVSRSLAACDGAILVVDASQGIEAQTLANVYLALDHNLDVFPVINKIDLPSAEPNRVIAEIEDVIGIEAQGCPEISAKTGLNVNQVLEELIKKVPAPGGNRDNPLQALIFDSVYDSYRGVIISCRIKEGSVRKGTRIKMMATGATEEVVEVGYFGAGQLIPCEELTAGMVGYITASIKNVADTRVGDTITNADRPCEQPLPGYKKVNPMVYCGMYPADGADYQELRDALEKLQLNDASLFFEPETSAALGFGFRCGFLGLLHLEIIQERLEREYNLDLVTTAPSVIYKVHKTDGTYMELTNPSNLPDPTEIDYMEEPLVSADIMVTTEFIGPIMELCQQRRGQYQGMEYMETTRAQLHYKLPLNEIIYDFFDALKSRSKGYASFDYELCGYEKSDLVKLDILVNKEEVDALSFIVFADSAYDRGRRMCEKLKEEIPRQLFEIPIQAAVGSKIIARETVKAVRKDVLAKCYGGDISRKKKLLEKQKEGKKRMRQIGNVEIPQKAFMSVLKLDDD